The following are encoded together in the bacterium genome:
- the mraY gene encoding phospho-N-acetylmuramoyl-pentapeptide-transferase — protein MPLAVVISFLVVALLGKPFIEFIQKINGGQNVSKWLDSHQTKQGTPTMGGLLMIFGVLVSFAIFQWMVQIGIWPKSDLSLLSNSIRFKSLGYLTGNDTEWALLGIILSFGFLGFLDDYILPRLGMKRGLGWKWKILLQFAIAVPFIIFNSKLQHGMPYSFYALDPTVLYSIQLFLAAMIIVWWVNALNLTDGLDGLAAGSSAIALSALAILAASDHSPVWLISSKWVIWSLVGSCLGFLWWNAPKAKMFMGDTGSMALGAAFAYFALQTNLAVQAFLVGGLFAIEALSVMIQLASVKLRGKRIFKSSPIHHHFEQLDWPESTIVIRFWLIALFFAGLGLWLFGELAWR, from the coding sequence ATGCCACTAGCAGTTGTCATATCATTTTTGGTGGTTGCACTTCTCGGCAAGCCGTTTATTGAGTTTATCCAAAAGATAAACGGCGGTCAAAACGTCAGTAAATGGCTTGATTCACATCAGACCAAACAAGGAACCCCCACCATGGGCGGCTTGCTGATGATCTTTGGTGTGTTGGTTTCTTTCGCTATCTTCCAATGGATGGTGCAGATAGGCATTTGGCCAAAAAGTGATCTTAGTTTGCTTTCAAATTCTATACGATTTAAATCATTAGGTTATTTGACAGGAAATGATACTGAGTGGGCTTTGCTTGGGATCATCCTTAGCTTTGGGTTCCTAGGATTTCTCGACGACTATATTTTGCCCCGACTTGGAATGAAGCGCGGATTAGGATGGAAATGGAAGATTCTTCTGCAATTCGCAATTGCCGTGCCTTTTATTATCTTCAACTCTAAGCTCCAACATGGCATGCCTTACTCATTTTATGCCCTTGATCCTACGGTTCTATATAGCATCCAATTGTTTTTAGCGGCGATGATTATTGTTTGGTGGGTTAATGCTTTGAACCTGACTGATGGGCTTGATGGACTTGCTGCCGGCAGTTCCGCAATCGCGCTTTCAGCTTTAGCAATTCTTGCCGCAAGTGATCATAGTCCTGTTTGGCTAATCAGTTCTAAGTGGGTAATATGGTCTTTAGTGGGTTCTTGTTTGGGGTTTCTATGGTGGAATGCGCCTAAGGCGAAGATGTTTATGGGTGACACCGGCTCGATGGCTCTCGGCGCTGCTTTTGCCTACTTTGCTTTGCAAACCAACTTAGCGGTACAAGCCTTTCTTGTCGGTGGTTTGTTCGCCATCGAAGCCCTGTCGGTGATGATCCAATTGGCCAGCGTGAAGCTAAGAGGGAAGCGCATTTTTAAATCGAGTCCTATACATCACCATTTCGAACAGCTTGACTGGCCGGAATCGACGATAGTCATTAGATTTTGGTTGATCGCGCTCTTTTTTGCCGGTCTTGGGCTTTGGTTATTCGGGGAATTAGCTTGGAGGTAG
- a CDS encoding transposase — protein sequence MSYDSQIHHRRSIRLSDYDYSQAGAYFVSICAYHHKCIFGEVEQRAVLLNDLGGIVAECWNALPERFEDVELDMSVVMPTHFHGVILIGCNDKPPQSPPNLGELIRVFKSTSTVRANQLMEYPGRSLWQRNYYEHVIRGESELTCIRQYIVNNPIQWETDNENPEAEAVEIEMPWEA from the coding sequence ATGAGTTACGACTCTCAAATTCATCATCGTAGATCTATTCGGCTCAGTGATTATGATTACTCACAGGCAGGCGCTTACTTCGTGAGTATCTGCGCATATCATCATAAGTGTATCTTTGGTGAAGTAGAACAACGAGCAGTATTATTAAATGATTTAGGGGGAATTGTCGCTGAATGCTGGAATGCATTGCCTGAGCGATTTGAGGATGTTGAACTTGATATGTCAGTCGTAATGCCAACTCATTTTCATGGGGTAATCTTGATTGGGTGTAATGACAAACCTCCTCAATCCCCTCCTAATTTAGGAGAACTAATACGCGTGTTCAAGTCTACATCAACTGTTCGTGCGAACCAACTCATGGAGTATCCAGGTAGGTCTTTATGGCAAAGAAATTACTACGAGCATGTAATAAGGGGAGAGAGTGAACTCACATGTATTCGGCAATATATTGTCAATAATCCTATTCAATGGGAAACTGATAATGAGAATCCTGAAGCTGAAGCGGTGGAAATAGAAATGCCTTGGGAAGCATAG
- the murG gene encoding undecaprenyldiphospho-muramoylpentapeptide beta-N-acetylglucosaminyltransferase, translating to MMKIVVTGGGTGGHTMPALSVALAARQAGAEILYVGSERGIENRVVPAYDVPFTALEVYPLSKPWSATGAKALIKFWQAYRHARKLLNDFQPDVVFGTGGYAAAAVLMAQIKRKGPTVLHEQNIIPGRVNAKLGCKSSVVCLAFSGAESHFPGVKTDVVGMPLRSEVTSTELTAAQARERFGLSPDRFTVVVVGGSQGAQGLNEVILSTVQHLPQQTVQWLHVCGEQHSKAMRHTADAIGLNGNYKTWSFLEGVDVANAYRAADMLVCRAGASTLFEIAYWGLPAVLVPYPYAFADHQRFNAEYFTQRGAAEMINQFELTPASLSLAIERWRSHEGQRQEISERVKALSIPDSTERVLEVLQQVSGKKFDQFFRKPLGANKAVVEIMSKNGAKVYPEM from the coding sequence ATGATGAAGATAGTGGTTACCGGCGGGGGAACAGGCGGCCATACAATGCCGGCTCTAAGCGTGGCATTAGCCGCTCGACAAGCCGGAGCTGAAATTTTATATGTTGGGAGCGAGCGCGGTATCGAGAATCGTGTCGTGCCGGCTTATGACGTTCCATTTACAGCGCTAGAGGTCTATCCGTTATCAAAGCCGTGGTCAGCCACAGGGGCTAAAGCGCTCATTAAATTCTGGCAAGCCTATCGCCATGCACGGAAGCTTTTAAACGATTTTCAACCGGATGTCGTATTCGGCACAGGGGGTTATGCGGCGGCAGCAGTTTTGATGGCACAGATCAAGCGCAAAGGCCCGACTGTTCTTCATGAGCAGAATATCATCCCTGGTCGCGTTAATGCCAAACTTGGGTGCAAGTCTTCGGTTGTATGCCTGGCATTTAGTGGGGCCGAAAGTCATTTTCCCGGCGTTAAAACGGACGTGGTGGGTATGCCGCTTCGTAGTGAAGTGACTAGCACTGAGTTAACTGCTGCGCAGGCAAGGGAGCGTTTTGGTTTATCGCCCGACCGATTTACAGTAGTTGTAGTCGGCGGTAGTCAGGGCGCGCAGGGACTGAACGAGGTTATTTTATCAACTGTTCAGCATTTGCCTCAGCAAACCGTTCAATGGCTCCACGTTTGCGGTGAGCAGCATAGTAAGGCGATGCGCCATACAGCTGATGCGATTGGTTTGAATGGCAACTATAAGACGTGGAGTTTCCTCGAAGGGGTTGATGTTGCGAACGCTTATCGCGCAGCCGACATGTTGGTCTGCCGGGCAGGCGCCTCGACATTGTTTGAAATCGCTTATTGGGGGCTACCGGCGGTCCTAGTGCCTTATCCTTATGCATTTGCCGATCATCAGCGATTTAACGCCGAATATTTCACCCAACGGGGCGCTGCTGAGATGATCAATCAATTTGAACTCACCCCTGCTAGTTTATCATTGGCAATCGAGCGTTGGCGAAGCCATGAGGGTCAAAGACAGGAGATATCGGAGCGGGTCAAGGCATTATCGATCCCCGATTCAACCGAACGCGTCCTGGAAGTTCTGCAGCAAGTTTCCGGCAAGAAATTCGACCAATTTTTTCGCAAGCCCCTAGGGGCAAACAAAGCAGTCGTAGAGATTATGTCCAAGAATGGGGCAAAAGTCTATCCCGAAATGTAG
- the murD gene encoding UDP-N-acetylmuramoyl-L-alanine--D-glutamate ligase — protein sequence MFKGMRVAVIGLGRTGYDTATILKSLGAMPFAYERKSEADPNILWAAQHLRNLSVPVYTNWSGEIDLLNIDLVVPSPGVPCDAPVLQDALAKGVPILSEIEIAYRIAKCPIIAITGTNGKSTTTTLIAQMIKANGKQAFICGNIAGVETEMTLIHAAAQARESDFLVAEISSFQLEWIEQFKPKVGVLTVIQPDHMNRYNNDFALYARTKSKLFANQDPNDFAVLNADDPNTPKYVTQCEGQKLMFTLKDSPTDTTGYFRDDVLFINWGGKEIGLLPRDEILLQGKHNIANALAASLAALALDVEVWAIRSVLRRFKGLQHRMELVGTVNGVRYINNSMCTNPEAAAASVDSLDTPIVVIAGGEDKGLDFEPYVEVLARRAKHLVLIGAHADAIEEAARAKGLNAIQRAGSMMEAVRLCSEIAEVGDTVILAPGCAAFDMFVDFKARGKQFRQGVKKLPRD from the coding sequence GTGTTTAAGGGGATGCGGGTAGCGGTTATTGGGCTTGGGCGAACGGGATACGATACTGCAACGATTTTGAAATCTTTGGGGGCGATGCCGTTCGCCTATGAGAGGAAATCCGAGGCAGATCCTAATATCCTGTGGGCCGCCCAGCATCTTCGCAACCTCAGCGTGCCTGTCTATACCAATTGGTCTGGTGAGATTGACCTTTTGAACATCGATTTAGTGGTGCCAAGTCCAGGCGTTCCCTGTGATGCTCCAGTGCTTCAAGATGCGCTCGCAAAGGGGGTGCCCATTCTTTCGGAGATTGAGATTGCTTATCGAATCGCCAAATGCCCCATTATTGCAATCACCGGCACGAACGGGAAATCGACTACTACCACACTCATCGCTCAGATGATCAAAGCAAACGGTAAACAGGCTTTTATATGTGGCAATATCGCAGGGGTCGAAACGGAAATGACCCTTATTCATGCCGCCGCCCAAGCTCGCGAAAGTGATTTCTTGGTTGCTGAAATCAGTTCGTTCCAACTTGAATGGATCGAGCAGTTTAAGCCAAAAGTGGGTGTTCTCACTGTTATTCAGCCCGATCATATGAACCGATACAACAACGATTTCGCCCTTTATGCCCGAACAAAAAGCAAGTTATTTGCCAACCAAGACCCTAATGATTTTGCTGTTTTGAACGCAGATGACCCCAATACCCCTAAATATGTCACCCAATGCGAAGGGCAAAAGCTTATGTTTACCCTTAAAGACAGCCCCACTGACACGACTGGATATTTTCGCGATGATGTACTATTCATAAACTGGGGCGGGAAAGAAATCGGTTTATTGCCGCGTGATGAAATCCTGCTTCAGGGCAAGCATAACATCGCGAATGCTCTTGCAGCATCCTTGGCAGCGTTAGCGCTCGATGTTGAAGTATGGGCAATCCGTTCGGTTTTAAGAAGATTTAAAGGCCTTCAGCATCGCATGGAACTGGTGGGCACGGTTAATGGTGTTCGATATATCAATAATTCGATGTGCACCAATCCGGAAGCGGCGGCAGCTTCAGTTGATTCGCTTGATACGCCCATTGTTGTGATTGCCGGTGGGGAGGATAAAGGATTGGACTTCGAACCATATGTTGAAGTTTTGGCGCGTCGGGCAAAGCATTTGGTACTTATAGGGGCACATGCGGATGCGATTGAAGAAGCGGCGAGGGCGAAAGGGTTGAATGCTATCCAAAGAGCGGGAAGCATGATGGAAGCTGTTCGTCTTTGTTCTGAGATTGCGGAAGTAGGCGATACGGTTATCCTTGCCCCAGGGTGTGCGGCATTCGATATGTTTGTTGACTTCAAAGCACGTGGAAAGCAATTTCGCCAAGGCGTTAAGAAATTGCCGAGGGATTGA
- a CDS encoding FtsW/RodA/SpoVE family cell cycle protein: protein MSNKAVGQSDSALTKWTIVMLFIGTMAIFDAGFTRALHQYKDMWHWIRPQLMWVGIGLVAMYFTSRLNYGVWKRYANVLMVLSLALCALVLVPGIGSEMNHARRWFSVGKLNVQPAEFAKLAVLFYLGAFFASQAKRIKNRHRSSSQPGFFEKYPWVTPLIAVIVLMGLIEREPDMGTAIIVGAIALGMICLANIRWPIIIGMVLIAGVFGYGMIKLESYRGNRIKVWLNAEKYYEGMGYQIIHGEIAVGSGALWGLGGLGGIGQGRGKRFIPAATTDYIFATIAEETGFLGSILLIIIMLAMVRRCLAVGGSCNDPFGAMVASGVGWWIGSQTLMNLAVVTRSIPPVGVPLPFVSYGGSSLLVLLVGIGVVQSVARHRVGGGEC, encoded by the coding sequence ATGAGCAATAAAGCGGTTGGACAGTCGGATTCGGCTTTAACCAAGTGGACGATCGTCATGCTGTTTATCGGCACGATGGCCATTTTCGATGCCGGGTTCACGCGTGCGCTTCATCAGTACAAAGACATGTGGCATTGGATTAGGCCCCAGTTAATGTGGGTGGGGATCGGCCTTGTTGCGATGTATTTTACCAGCCGACTGAATTATGGGGTGTGGAAACGTTACGCGAATGTTCTTATGGTTCTCAGTTTAGCGCTGTGCGCGTTAGTTTTGGTTCCTGGGATAGGCTCTGAAATGAACCATGCTCGGCGATGGTTTTCAGTGGGAAAGTTAAATGTGCAACCAGCCGAGTTTGCCAAACTTGCAGTGCTCTTTTATCTGGGGGCCTTCTTTGCATCACAAGCCAAAAGAATAAAAAACAGACATCGGTCTAGTAGCCAGCCTGGGTTTTTTGAAAAGTATCCATGGGTGACGCCTCTTATTGCGGTCATAGTTCTGATGGGGTTAATCGAGCGTGAGCCTGATATGGGCACTGCTATCATTGTGGGGGCGATTGCTCTTGGCATGATATGTCTAGCAAACATAAGGTGGCCTATAATCATCGGCATGGTGTTAATAGCCGGAGTATTTGGCTATGGCATGATTAAGCTTGAAAGCTATCGGGGCAACCGTATAAAAGTATGGCTAAACGCAGAGAAATATTATGAAGGAATGGGCTATCAGATTATTCATGGGGAAATAGCAGTCGGTTCCGGAGCGTTATGGGGATTAGGTGGACTGGGTGGAATTGGTCAGGGCCGTGGGAAACGTTTTATCCCAGCAGCCACCACTGATTATATTTTTGCCACAATTGCTGAAGAGACTGGGTTTCTGGGCAGTATACTTTTAATAATAATTATGTTAGCGATGGTTAGGCGATGCCTGGCAGTTGGGGGGAGTTGCAACGATCCCTTTGGAGCGATGGTCGCTTCGGGGGTCGGATGGTGGATTGGATCTCAAACGCTTATGAACCTGGCAGTTGTGACGCGTTCAATACCGCCAGTGGGTGTGCCGCTTCCATTCGTAAGTTATGGCGGTTCGAGTTTATTGGTTCTATTGGTGGGCATCGGCGTGGTGCAAAGTGTAGCGCGTCATCGGGTAGGGGGAGGTGAGTGCTGA